AAGTATTGACACTTGGACGCGTAATTCTATGCTTGAGCTCGGAAACCCTAATGTTGGTCTCATTGTCTAGGACCAGGCCTACGGTGCCCGAGGATGGGTCCATTGAGGTTGGGCTCGTGATTCCATTGCCCATGCCAGCGTTCGGGTCCATTGACATCAAGCTCTGGACCTTGGTGCCCTTGCCCGAGTCTATTGAGGCTAAGCTCAAAGCCTTGATGCCCTAGCACCTGGGTTTAAGTCCACAAAGACCGAGTATAGGATCTTGTTACCTAAGCTCGAATCCCTAACACTTGAGCCCAAGTCCATGAAGGTTGTGCCCAAGTTCCCCATGCCCAAGCTCCCATCCTCAACAATGAAGCTCAGGTCCACCATGGCCCTGTTCAAGTTCTTGGCACTTGAGCTTGGGTCCCTAGTGCTCAGGATAGGGTCAATCAAGGGCAAGGCCTACAACCCCAATACCCGCACTTAGGTCTATCAAGGTTGAGCCCAATACCCCAACGCTAGCACCCTGGTCCCTAGTGCTCATGCCCTAAGCCCTGGCGCTCAAGTTGGGATCCATCAAGGCTCCACTTGAAACTGTGGTACCCGTATCTGATTTCCTAGTTGCCCTTATGCAAGTTACTAGGGTCCAAATAATGTATATTTATTTAGGGAAATCAAAGATTTTGCACACCAAAGGACGAAAAAAAAATTCggttcattttcaaatttcaactaaATACTTGAAAATaactttccaaaaaatatttttaagaaatattaCATTTCtcgcaaaacaaacaaagcataagtAAACTcgtttttttgaatttataataTTGCAATTTCATAGAAGAGACAACTATAAGTTTCAcctgaaaatttatttatttatttatttttattattttcgtgAAATAGATGGAAATGAAGTAGGTTTTTGGCGTGGCTATGTAAGATGGTATAGAAAAGAGCCGAAATCGATATCATGCATTCACTACGCCAGCGTAGTACTCTCTCGGGCGATACCGGTTGATCAAAAACCGATCAACTGTTGGATTACAATGCCATCCATTGTACGGTTCGCGCGTGTACTCTCCCAGAATGGTACACGTCTTTGTTCCAAtccttttcatcaaaatttaaacgcaagactaaaaaataaataataataataatagagcAATTGATAGATATTATAGAAAAGTTAGCCCCGTTTAAGGgaagaaatttaaaatgaatttccaTTGTGATCCCTCAAATCTATGCATTTATATTATATGATTATCTTGGATTAGGTAAGAGTGACAATTCATTTCCACCAGTAAAGTTCAATGTCATGTGGACTAAACatatattgtcaaaaaaatattaatccaagCATGACATGTTCAatattctcataaaaaaaatcaacgggAATATGATGTTTTACTGAATAAGTTGACTCCAACTTAATCCACATAACTTGTGTTTAATTAACAAGGTTAAATTAGCTAAAATCGAGATACGGACACttgaagtgccaaaacttggcacggatggacacttaagtatcaaaagtttggaaagtgacaCTCAAATgtcaaaattgaagcaaaatgaattacttaagtgccactttggccaaaatccaaccaaaatgtCTATGTGGCGATTTTTTGGTGAATAAAGTgtaaaacgatgtcgttttgccgaCGCGCTAAACAATacaaaaatgacgttgttttggtgTTGACatcgcaaaaaaaaattaattatattaaatttaaaactaaacttattttaaaattttaaaaataaaataaaaatattaaaaaaactatttttaaaaaactaaaaactaaaaatattaaaaaactaaaaatttaaaaataaacttatttaaaacatttacaaataaaataaaaatattaaaaaactaaaaattaaaaaaaaactaaaatgtaaaaaaatattaaaaataaaaatttaatttacaacatctaaaaataaaataaaaatattttaaaaactaaaaatttgaaaagggggaggggggttGGGCTTTTAACGGAGTGACAACGGCGAGAGCTCAACCCTCGACCGcctgccccttttttttttttttttttaaaattaaaatttttaattttttaattttttaaatttttagttttttaatatttttattttatttttaaatgtttttaaataaatttagtttttaatttaattttattaatttttatattaattttttttaccacgtcaacaccaaaacaacgttgttttggtattgtctagccacgtcaacgtgtaaaacggcatcgttttgcacttcCTTTACCAAAGCAAATcaccacgtcggcattttggccggagtggcacttaagtgatacATTTTACTCCGATCttagcacttaaatgtcactttccaaattttttatactttaaGTGTCCATAGTTTTGGCACTAGAAGTGTACTTCTGCTAGCTAAAATCCAATTAAAACCACCCAAATAGCTTATTCGAGCTAGAATTCGACTTTCATGACTTCATTCATAGATCTTATGTGTACAAATAGAATAACATGATCAAAGttagtttgaatattttttttctttctattttctcagTTCTATTTTCCTTCATAAGCCGTTAATTGTAGATTTTGAACTATggtataattttaattttaaaaattatcatgtcagAATTCCTAGCATCACAATTAAGTGTCTTAAATACAAATGACGTGATTACACAAAATTATATGAATTAAAGGATTAAATGGCACAAATTAAAAACACGAGGGTTCAATTGCAAAGGCTACACGAACTATGGGACTAAAATTGAAGTTATTGACAATAGCCAATTGTAATAGGATACTTTTAACTTATATATAAACATACATGTGTAAAAGAacactttttgagaaaaagtcaaaaagaaaaaatgcaaactATAATTACCGGGACACAtttatccttaattttttttgcgaCATCAAAAACTCTTACCATGCCTATAACATATTTACTCTATAGTTTTTTCGTGACACATTATTCTCCGTCAATGTTAGGTTAGATGACTTTTCGGTCAAAATAACAtcacttttatttcatttaagttATGTAAGCATAATATTAATATCGTTTACTTTTTGATATTTATGTAAGCACATTTTTAATGAATTCCATTGATAAAATTTTGACGGATGATAAATGTGCcacaaatttatgattttataaatcATAATTGGCATagttcatgatttttttgtggcatttgccctatttttttatatatattttttcaatttcgttttctttccttttcaatattCTCTCTTGTTTTTGAGATTTTCTCCTCCGTTTCTCCCGCAGTCTCGATTTCTTCCGCCATTCTCGACGGCCTCGCTTCCACGAGCTTCGCCGAACGTAACTCCGGCCAAGCTTCAGTCGCAAATACCGTCGGACGGCGCAACCacaccgccgcctcctccgccgctaACGGAGCCGGAGCTCACGTGACTCCGCCGTACCTCAGAGAGAGAACCGCCGCCACCGCAGCATCTCTCCTCCCGCTCTCCTCCCTCCGCCGCCGGCGCACCGCCTCTGTCCCTCGCCGGAGAGATCCCCGCGTGCGCAATCGACGGACGGAAGAGCCCCGCCGCTCCCCGCTGCTCAATTTCACCATCCCACCTCACACTCGCTGCTCCGCACAGCATTTCCTCAGGCTCCTACCCAAATTTCGCCTCTTGGTTGTTTACCCGGAACCCGCCGTTCGACGCCGACCATCGCCTGTGATGATCCGGTAGGACCCGAAACTCATATTTGCATCGGTTTGTTTTGGATTGTAACGTTGGGAATGCATTGCGGGTCACccgtttgatgaaatgcctcTCTAAGCGTACGCTTCAGTGAGATCATGCAATATATACAAATACATAGGcggcatttcttttcttttcttttttatctttgtcCCCTTAGTGCTTGGATCAGTTgcagattttcaaatttgaggatgCTAGTTTATATATGGGAAGTGATTCTTCATGATTGATAAACGTTCGATGACTGGGGAAGGATTGGGATTAgcaagatttcttttttatcattgtTGACTACGTCAATGTGGAAATCTTCCACCTAGTTGAGTATTAATATAAGTCAATCAattcggtaaaaaaaaaaaaaaaattaaatcatcggtgtgtttttttcttctttttttctgtgttTCGTCTGGACACAGAGAGTTCCTTTGTGAAACTTGATATTGAATTATTGGTTTTCCCGGGGGTCCATTCTTTTTCTATATAGAGTTGACAAAATGCTTGCTGAATCTTGAATCTGATGATCAAATTGCGCTTGCTGTAGTGGGTGTTGATGCATACTTTCTTCCTGTTGAGTGTGCTGTTGATCTGGTGATGAGTCTAACGTCTGTTGTTGTTTGGGGACATTCAGCTTCTCATCCTCAGTCTCTCTGTACTGGCCCAAGGGACTTGCTCCCCTAGTGGATGAGGGAACTAACTGTCCTAAAACCTTCTTTTTTGGTGTCTTATCCTTGCTCAACTGGGTTTTCATTTTAATTCCCTTTTTACACATGTATAGTTAATAAGGACCCTTCTTTATGCCATTGCATCTTCCATCATTGACAGTTCTGCACAGCAGCACGTGGAAATGATGTTTATTGGATTGTCAAGACCGAAAAGAATCCAAGAAGGAACTAGCACCTGAGATTAATAGGAGTTGTCATCTAGATGAAGGATGTTGCTCTGGTTACTGGGAAGGACTGGAGAGTCTAATCTCTTCTTTAGCTGCCGGCTAGGTTTTAGGTATCAACAAAAGTGTAGCCTGGTGAATGTGAAATTGAAGTGGGCAAAAGATTGGGAGCTTGACACGGTTGTTTCAGGGGAGAGGGATCTCAAAGCAGTGAACTTCCTTATATCTCTTATTGCCTCTGCTCCACGGAGTTGCCTCCCTGTATACCACCTCTCTCGTTCTCGTGGACAACTTGGCCTTCCCCATGATCTCAAGCTCTCTACATTTATCAGGAGATACCCAAATATTTTTCACGAGTTTTATACTCCTGACAGTGGAGGGACTCCTGTTCCGTGGTTTCAGTTGACACCCAAAGCCCGTGGACTCCAGCAGGAGGAACTCAATGTTTTGCAACAGAACCATACGGATATCCAGAACAGGCTTTGCAAATTGCTTATGCTCACTAGAGATAGGATCCTTCCTTTGCAAACTATTGACCAGTTGAAATGGGATCTTGGATTGCCCTATAATTATCAAGAATTACTGATTTTAAAGAGTCCAGAATTGTTCTCTTTAATTAGGCTCCCTGATGATCGAACTGGTGTGAAACTTCTATTGTGGGACGATCACCTAGCTGTATCTGAATTGCAGAAGAATGCAGCTTTACTGCAGAAGGAAGAAGATTTAAAAGATGGCATCCTATCTTTTCCAGTTCGGTTCACAAGAGGCTTTGGgttaaagaaaaaatgcatgagGTGGCTAGAAGAATGGCAGAGCCTTCCTTATACTTCTCCTTACTCGGATTCATCCCACTTGGATCCTCGTACCGACGTATCTGAGAAAAGGATTGTTGGAGTCTTCCATGAGCTTCTACACCTCACTGTCAAGAAGAAAACAGAGCGGAATAACGTAAGTAATCTTCGCAAGCCATTAAGTTTGCCCCAAAAGTTCACGAAGGTTTTCGAGCGCCACCCAGGAATCTTCTACATTTCAAAGAAGTCTGATACTCAGAATGTGATCCTTAGGGAGGCTTTTGAGGGAAAGCGTCTCTTGTACGAACACCCCATTGTACAATTCCGGGAAAAATTGACAAGCATGATGAGTGAAGGTTTTCTAGACAGAAGCAGGGGGAATTACAAAAGTTCTGTGGCTGGTGATCTGGCAGAAGATGCTGGCGCAGCAATCAGTGATGATCAACAAACTTCTGAACAAGAGACAGATGCGTTTATGTTTTCAGATTATGATTCAGATGGGACTTTGGATGATccttgttggaaaaaaaaaggaaaatcctcCCAGTGCTGAAGTGGCGTTTGAGGTCAAGGGAAGCAGCAATATTGGGGGTGAGACAGATGAGTTCTGCACTGTACAGATCTCACTTCTTGGTGACTGCTGATCTAAGGACATCCTATGTCAATTTGCTGTGAGTTTTTTCCTCGGCATGTCTATTTCTGAACGCcattatttgttatttaagtTTTACTAGCTGTACATTTGATCTTCAGGTGAGAAGGGCCTGAATACTGGCAACTTCCGGGAGCCTGAGGAATCGGGAGGCAACCTTCTCGCAAGGTCTTGGCGATTACATTAATTTGCCAAAGCATATAAGCATCTGAATGGGGATCCATGAATGTAAGCCGAGATTTCAATGAATCTGCTCGAATCATCCTGGACATTCAAATTATGTCATCTGGTTTAGCATGAACAGCAGCCAAACGCAACTGAGCACGCTCTGGTTTCACACTGCTGCAATTCAAATCCATTTTGAGTTTGCTTTAGAATAGCAGCAGCTGTTTTCATTTCGAGGCAGTCACAATGATAATTTCGGCAATGTCGTGCCGCCTTTTGCTGTATGCACATTTGTGGTTCCTAACGAGTTCGTTAATCGGACCGACTTTGATGTTCTGTTCTATTGTGAGAAGGCAGTGCTAATATTAGTTGGGCTGTAGTGATGTGCTCATGTATCtcataggggtgtgcaacgaaaccgcccgaaccgggaccggaccggccggttttgggcggttcccactgtcggcggtccggttcccaattcctAATCTTAGAACCGGCggccggttggtccggttcccggttccaaggtgggaaccggactgaccggaccgaccggacgggaccaatttttttatatataatttatatacatagaatatataaacacatataatatatgaatattatttgCAATTacaattgcaattgaggtaacaatcttctatgtggccaagagaccaccaaagctttgttgttactctttatttatagagaaaacttaCTTGTTAGTTTCATTTTCTACTCGATGTGAGACAAGGCTCTAGGAGTTCATCgtgctcacactctctctcttgctcccctcacttgcaaacaataaggcacttcaagccttaaaaagtctaatatcgactaaacattcaaagcatagaagagagattgtctataaaacctaaactaagcacaacctttaatcaaaTTGTTCTtggcttttatgcttaaaattaagcgtgaaacacataaactgtgattgatattcacgcaagtgaaatgtgaatattttgcacgtggtgCATGAAAccatgtgtgagtagttttattagaatGCCCGGGAActgaattggattgatcggtccggagcatggtttttctttagtgaaaaaggaaaataccgattttgttggaccggaccggactggACCGAACCGATGGTcgggtccggttcccggtcctaggaccaaacggtccggtccacagttcccaaaattgggaaccggttgATGTGCTCATATATCTCAAGTCTCAAGGTCTCAAGTGATGTCGAGTAGTTCATGATTCGAATTGTGCATTTCGTGCATGTTGGGAGACTTCTTTAATAGTACTCAAAGGAAAAGTCGGCACGTGTCCTTTGTTGACCTGGCGGGCATTAGGAATCTTTCTCTCTCAGTTAATAGTTTCCCAAATCGTGTTTGTTTACACTCgagcaaaagcaaaaggcaCTTTTTCATCTTCCCACCAAACTCAAAATACTATTCAAATTTCACtaaattctgaaaaatattatatacaaAGTCACGTTTCAACATTtacatattttgaaagtttCAAAGGTTTTGACATAAGAAATGCTACCGTGATAAGTTTCAGATTAAGCAAAAAATAAGTAAGTAAAAATCTATCTAGAGATGCCCAATATACTAAATAGATTAATTACAATCATGAAAACATTTTGGCTACGGAAAAAGCTTGGAAAGTTAAATCTCTCatctcatatccattatttTTGTAAAGAGATTAAAGCTGAGTTTTAGCTTgggatatttatatttttgggaataatttACTgttcataaacaatttttttctattttcattcattgtACAAGTTTTTAGTAGAAGAATACGTTTTGTAActgtaaaaaatttctattaatggaatagaaatacattcGGTATGCGCCCAAATTTTGTTTGACTTAGagtttcttataatttttaCTAGTTAGCAAGGTCGTTGGCCTTGGGGAGCCTTGTGGGAAGAGAAATGTAcatttctgttttgtttttattttagaaaacaaaaagatagaatagaaaagaaatatttttggaataaaaatctagtGTTATCAAAGCACTCTTGATTTTATCTCgtcatttctgtttttttctttctttagagctgaaattccataaaaaaaaaaaaaatgtatcacGAAAGGCCAAAATTCAGACGATATACATCAGGCAAAAAGGCATACTGATGAATACGGGGTACCGAGTTGGGTGGGTCTTCTAAAAGTAGGATGACTAGGTCGGCCGTGTTCTCACTTACGGAAAATGAGGAGGGGTCACAACTGATCTTCTCTTCGCTGTTGCGGGCTACCATATCTTTTATATCTAGAAGGAAAGGTCTTAAGGCGGCCCTTAGGGTGTGATGAGAAAACTAATGGTacacatgataaaatttcttgaatggaaattgattttttactagaaattgagaatcaattttagcttttgatttatttttaaatttatttttacaatataaatcgattctaaaaataaataaaaaatcaaattgtgtaaGAAACAAACTTttattccaaacctgttccagaaaaaaaaaataaaaaaataaaaaaatgaaaattttatcatacAAATCTTAAGACGCATAGCTCATTCCCGCATCGAACTGAAATTCCATTTTGGTAAAAGAACCTACGCTTTCTTAAGAGTGCTGAGCAAGATCTCAAAAGCTGCAGATCCATCACTCGACTGGGACAACACGCGTGTCCAACGAATGTCTTTGGCAATATGGCATGGATCAAACAAGTCTAAACCAAATGCCAAACACGTGTCAGAACCTCCCGTTATCGTTTCCTTTCTGGTACGTGTAGCGGATCTACCTTAATTCCGGTGCAAGCATGAGCTTGCAAAATGACCATTATGAAAATCtcctcattttctttgaaaaaataaaataaaaattgtcaatatatcattcgaaaataaataattttatttaaatctgAAAAATTTGTGAACATATTATGTATGATTTTCCGCGTCAACATCCAAATAAATTAAAGGGCCTCAAGTATTTTgtaaggtttaaaattaaaaaggggaaatttcattaaaaaagtaaaaatacaaaatttcgACAAAATGCCAACTAATATTGCAACTGTCCATGAGAAACAGCTTGCGAGCTCGCTTCACTAtgcactagagagagagagagagagagagagcaacgaTGGTTTCTCCTTCAGTCGTCGGTTGCGGAGAAACcgccttctctctcctccgctcgccgcctccgccgccgccgccgtcgccgtcgccgtcgccgtcgctggcttctctctcttctcttcgcTCTTCCGCCTCCGTAACCGGTTCGCCTCCCTCGCCCTCGCGCATTCACCTCGGACGATCGATCGAGCGCGGCGGTCTCCATCCTAAACCGCCGAGGAAACCGTTCCGCCCGGCGATCGCGTGCTCCGGCGACTACGCGAGCTGGAATCCGGCGGCGGAGTCCCCGGCCAGGGCGCTCCGGCGCGTCCTCGAGCTGCCGGGGATTCACCAGGGGCCGGCTTGCTTCGACGCCCTCAGCGCGAAGCTCGTGGAGAGAGCGGGGTTCGATTACTGCTTCACGAGCGGTGAGTTCGGGAGTTGCGTTTATTCGGTTCGTGATTGATTTTTGATCGGCGATGCTTGTTTGGAGGACTGTATGGCTGTTTCCATTGCGAATCGGTGCTTCCATTTCAAACAGTCGTAGTGACGATGGATTGAACTGATCTTTTAAGTTTCATGCATAGATAGACCGTTTTCCAAGTTCCATGCATCCTGCGTCTTAGGTGTACCTTATTTTGCACGGGTACACTATACAGCTGATCACCATATAGGCCAGAGTTGTTTTCAGTGAGCCACTAGACATTGCTTGTGAAGCGGCAGTCGGACCGCAAATTCACTAAGGATCGGTCTGTTTGCCAATCTCCTTAATGGTGGGAATGGTTGCAATAAGCCCTCCAGGGGGAAGAAGGAGATTTTGTGGTTTTCAAAAGAATTCCCAAGGAAATCATGATTCTGTTTCTCAGCAATTGAGTTGGTATAGTAAGTCAAAGTTGAAGGCGGACTTGAGTTAGAAGCATCCCTTACTGCTGAGAAGTTTCTTGAGCTCATTGTCATCACCTCACTACAGTGTCGCCTGTTCCTTAATGTAATTATGACGACAACATAATCCCATTCTTGATCATTGATATTTCTTGTTAAATTCTTACTCCAATGGGTGGACAGATGGAATTTGAGCTCTGTTTAGCTATCAGCTACCtcttacaaaatttatatgcTTATGTGATAAGGTTAACAGTTCTCTTATCCCTTTCTGGCAGGGTTCTCAATATCTGCTGCTCGATTGGGGTTGCCTGATACTGGTTTAATCTCCTATGGAGAAATGGTAGATCAAGGGCAACAGATTACTAGCGCTGTCTCTATTCCTGTCATAGGGGATGCTGATAATGGATATGGAAATGCAATGAATGTGAAGAGGACTGTGAAAGGATATATCAAAGCTGGCTTTGCTGGACTCCTTCTAGAAGATCAGGTAGTTACTCTAAAGCAGGTTGTAGAGTTTTGAGCATTCTTATCAAATACCAATCTGTATATCTTTCCTCTGATTTTGGTTTCAAGTGTTTTTACTATAATTGTGACTTGTTCAAGAGAAAATAAGTGTCATCTTAGATTTTTGTAGGAGCTCCTATCAACCTAGAAATGAGGCTTgaagaatattgattttttagGCAACTAATCGTGTTTGATTTTGATAATCAAGTGAGGATATTTctgattttgttgaaaataagtgGTGCAAAGCATGTGGCTGTGTAAAATCCCATGGATTGCACAAACACATCATATAGCCATTTGTGCATGAACAGATGGACAAATGTATTTCTTGGTGGAACAAGTCTTTAAATCTGCTGTGCTGATGTAGTAAAAGGTGAAGTTTCATTAACATAACCGAGATAAGTGCCCTCAGGACATGTTATGACTAAACATAAAGAATGCAGAAGGCATATGGCATAGTCGATTACAAGCATGCTGTACAATCTCATTGGCGAATAAATGGTGGTTTGATGCATGAAAATCCGAATGGGGTGTTTCATGAGATTCTGTCTGTAATGTTTTGTTGTACCTTGGGTAACCTTTCGCAGGTCTATCCATGTTGAAACTGACTACAATTTACCTGGAGTTCTTGGTACACATGCCTCTCTAGGAGCAATTTCATAGGCTGGGCAAAACTTCTTAATAACATCGTTGATAAAATTACAATGGTGGGATTTGTTCCATCTGATGATGCGGAGTTAACTGATAATTAAGTCAAATGCCTTTCTCAAGGCCATACGTTCATTTGTGCGTTGCATTTTTACCTTAATATTTATATCTATGAtctgaatctaattctatatgtcCTACCAAATCATTTGAATCTCAATCTCAACTCTCAGCCCACTATACTAGGATTTTCTTTCATGAATCGTGTGTCCACTTTGCAACTATGCTTCATTCAAATTTTCCAAGCAGTTATTGGGATAACTGTGTTGATTTTAGTTGTACATTTGTTGTCGCTGCTTGTCTCCCTGTTTCATAATGCTGACTCTATTGTTGATTTTCTGACGccagaaaatataaaaca
This region of Eucalyptus grandis isolate ANBG69807.140 chromosome 8, ASM1654582v1, whole genome shotgun sequence genomic DNA includes:
- the LOC104456278 gene encoding protein WHAT'S THIS FACTOR 9, mitochondrial: MLLWLLGRTGESNLFFSCRLGFRYQQKCSLVNVKLKWAKDWELDTVVSGERDLKAVNFLISLIASAPRSCLPVYHLSRSRGQLGLPHDLKLSTFIRRYPNIFHEFYTPDSGGTPVPWFQLTPKARGLQQEELNVLQQNHTDIQNRLCKLLMLTRDRILPLQTIDQLKWDLGLPYNYQELLILKSPELFSLIRLPDDRTGVKLLLWDDHLAVSELQKNAALLQKEEDLKDGILSFPVRFTRGFGLKKKCMRWLEEWQSLPYTSPYSDSSHLDPRTDVSEKRIVGVFHELLHLTVKKKTERNNVSNLRKPLSLPQKFTKVFERHPGIFYISKKSDTQNVILREAFEGKRLLYEHPIVQFREKLTSMMSEGFLDRSRGNYKSSVAGDLAEDAGAAISDDQQTSEQETDAFMFSDYDSDGTLDDPCWKKKGKSSQC